In Natrinema amylolyticum, the DNA window CGCATGAGGAACCAGCGTTGCTCATTCGGAGAGTGACACGGATATTCGAATTCGAATTGTTCCCGGTCGCCCGCGAGCACCTCGGATAACCCAACGGCGGCAGTCTGCCCAGTTTCCGACTCCGCTCGGTTGGTAATTTCGAGATAGTTGGTTCCGATCAGATCCGGCCGGGAATCGACACCATTCGATTTACCGAACTCCTGCCATGCGTGGTTCGTATGCAGTATCGTGCCGTCATCATCGAGGATAGCGAAGTTGATCGGGAGCGTATCGAGTGCCGCTGGAACGAGAGCCTCAAGCTCCTGAGCGTTCATAACTGCTCCATATCGCCGGAATTGTCTTCGGCACGGAAGATGCCGTTTGCGTCTTCGGGATTCTCTCGGGGAGTACGGTCTGACATGGTGTGTTGCTTGAGTGGCGGTTCTGTGACACTCCTGTGGCCGGCCCACGGCCGTTCCGCCTCTTGACTTTCTCTCTGCGGGGCGACTACAGGGAAAATATCTCCATCTAAACAGACGGAACTGCATGCGTATAAGATGCGCATTCACCCAGATGATCAAACAAACCAGTCGCGATCGATTTCCACAGTACTGCCACAGTTGGTCCAATCGCAGTTGAATCACTGAAAAAGCGCTGGCTGAACCGGGTCCGTTCTTCGAACACGTCGTCAGACTCAGCGGGAGGCCCACCACTGCGTCTCTCCGCGCGCTAAACGGGTAGAGTATACAGTCCCCCGAATCAGCTCTATAGTATATCGGGATAACAAGTCTCCCACCTGTACTGATCACTGAGGGGGTGACCGAATAACGGGGTTTCCTATAGAACTCACTTCTCGGCTCGTGTCCGTTCCCGTTACTCCTGGGACTGCGGCTGATAGTACTGCTTGAGCCAGGTCGCCAGCCCCTCGAGGTCGGGGAACAGCGTCCGGTGATTGACGTTCATCTGGTCGAGTTTGTCGCGGAACTCGAGCTTGCGCTCGCCCGGAATGACGATCTTGCGGTAGCAGTCGGGACGGTCCGCGAGCCACTGATCGAGGATCAACCGCGGGTCGGACTGGAACGAGAAGACGGCCGACTGGTTGACGATGCGGTCGTCGATCGCGGGCGGGCGGAAGAACATGACGTACTCGTCGTCCCGCTCGGTTTCGGGCGCCCACAGCTCCTGCCAGAGTTCGTTCACGCGGGAGACGTCGTTGAGGTTTCGGGCCGGGGCGCGTCTGTCGCCGGTGTCCTCGCGCAGTCCGTACTCGAGGGTCGCGTTCGAGAGGAGGTGGGTGTCGAGCATGTGCGTCTCCGTCATCTCGAGGACCGCCTGATAGTAGTCGGGCAGGTCGGCGTGCAGTTGCCGGTAGTCGACGGCCCAGATCGCGCCGTCGTGTGCGGTGTCGCCGGTGTACGTCGCAAAGTACGCCGCCACCAGCGGCGAGAACGACCAGTCGAGCAGCCTGGTCGGCAGCCCGTAGTGCTGGGCGATCGAGAGCAGGTGCCAGACCGATCGGGGCTCCTCGATCTCGTCCGCCGCGTACTGGGCGAAGTTCCGGAGCAGGAGGGGCTCGAGGTTCCACTTGCCTGAGTCGCCGACGAAGCGACTGATCGAAGTCTCGAGGCTGAACGATTCGTCCGGAACGCCGCGGAACACGTACGGCGAGCGGTGGCGGCCGATGTCGCCCATCCACATCTCCTGGGAGATCAGTTGCTGAAGTTCGGTCCACGTCTCGGCCCGCTGGATCGATTCGGGACGGGCTGCGGTCATCGGTTCGCACGGCCGCTCCGGGCTCGGTCCTGAATCGGTGCCACAGTGGCCGACTTACTCGCGGCGCGAGCAAAAGCGATTTTCACGGATGGCGGTGACTGACCGCCGCTCGAGAGCGTTCGCGATTCCGACCGGTCGTCCCGTTCCGTCACGCGGCCTCGAGCAGCGTCCGCTCGAAGAACGACCGTACCGTCGCCGCGATCTCGTCGTGTTTTCCGAGGAAAAAGTGGTCGCCCGCCAGCGCGGTGGTCTCGTCGCCGCGCTCCCGAGCGCGCTCGACGACCGGCTCCCAGTCGACGGTCGTGTCACGTTCGCCGTAGCAAACGTGGACGGGGGCTTCGATCGCATCCAGCGCTGCCAGCGCATCGAGATCCTCGGCGAGCCGTGCCGTGGGAGCGAGAACGGCGACGGCGTCGGGGTCGGTATCGGCGGCCGCGAGCAGGGCCAGCGACGCGCCGAAACTATAGCCGAAGACGCCGACCGGGAGCCCGTCGCCGTCTGCGCCGTCGTACTCGTCGCGAGCCCACCGGACGGCGTTGCGGACGTCTTCGCGCTCGCCACGGCCCTCGTCCCACGGCCCGTACTCGAAGCGCAGGCAGGCGATCCCGACCTCGGTCAGGGCGTCGCCGAGGGCGACGAGGCGGGGATCGCTCCGCGAGCCGCCCTGCTGTGGGTGGGGCGGGCAGGCGACGACGACGGCCCGCGGTTCGTCGGTCGGTTCCTCGAGCGTCCCCCGGACATCGCGGCCACCGGGGATGAGGACGTCGCTCATGGCCCGTCGTTGTGGACGCCCGCTAATCAAGCCACGTTACCGCGAGTCTCGCCGCTGCGGACCGGTGCTCGAGGCGGTCGGACCGAGCGCCGCTCAGAGCGAGCGCACGCCGCCGCGGTCCGGGAACGATTCGCCGAGTCGCAGCCGCTCGTACTCGCCGAGGGCGACGTAGCAGACGAATCCGGCCAGGAAGGCCAGCGCGCCGAGGGACTGCAGTCCGACGGCCGGGTCGGTTCGCCCGTACCAGGCGACGGCGGCGGCGACGGCTCCGACGCCGACGACGGTCCCTCTCGAACCGGGGCGTCGTCCGTCACCGTCTCCGCCCGGGACCGCGAGGCCGACTCGAGCGGCCGCGCCGATCGCCGCCCCACCGCCCAGCAGAAGCGCAACGGGGAGCCAGGAGACGACTATCGACGCGAAGAACGTGGCGACGCCGCCGACGCACGCCCCGAACCCGATCCGTTGGAGCGTAGCGACTCCCAGGCGTCGCTGGCCCGTCGACTGCGTTCCCGTCGAGTCGTCAGCCCTGGGCGTGACGTCGCCGGCGTGCGCGACGTCGTCGTGTCTCCGCCTCGAATCGGTCCCGTCTCGGCCGACGTGTGCGACTCGCTGTCCGGCGGTGATGTACGAGCGGGCGCGATACGTTCCGTCCTCGAGCGGGCGGTTGCTCGCGTCAGCCTCGAGTTCGCGGTCACTCGCGGTCTCGCTCGGGTCCGACCGAAGATCGCTGACCGGTGCTTTGGCACCCGGCCATTCGATGGCGACGTCGTCGAAGGCGATCGGGAGCCCCGCAGCGATCGCGAAGTCGGGGTGGTCCTGTAACTGGAAGTGCAGATGGGGTTCCGAGGAGTTCCCGGAGTGACCGCAGCGGCCGATCTCCCGTCCGCGATCCACGCGGTCCCCGAGTTCGACGGTCACGCTGCCGGGGACGAGGTGGGCGAGACAGCTGTACTCGTCGGCGGCGTGCTGGATCACCACGTAACTCCCGCGGAGATCACGTTTCAGGGGATGGGAGAGACCGCCGCCGCGCGACGCCTCGAGGGCGCCGTCGAAGACGTCGACCACGACGCCCTCGGCCGGAGCGAGGATCGGTTCGTCGTAGCAGTAGTAGCTGTCGACGGCCGAGCCGGCGTCCTCGGGGGCAGTTCGGCCGTCGGCGTC includes these proteins:
- a CDS encoding FRG domain-containing protein, with the translated sequence MTAARPESIQRAETWTELQQLISQEMWMGDIGRHRSPYVFRGVPDESFSLETSISRFVGDSGKWNLEPLLLRNFAQYAADEIEEPRSVWHLLSIAQHYGLPTRLLDWSFSPLVAAYFATYTGDTAHDGAIWAVDYRQLHADLPDYYQAVLEMTETHMLDTHLLSNATLEYGLREDTGDRRAPARNLNDVSRVNELWQELWAPETERDDEYVMFFRPPAIDDRIVNQSAVFSFQSDPRLILDQWLADRPDCYRKIVIPGERKLEFRDKLDQMNVNHRTLFPDLEGLATWLKQYYQPQSQE
- a CDS encoding alpha/beta hydrolase, with product MSDVLIPGGRDVRGTLEEPTDEPRAVVVACPPHPQQGGSRSDPRLVALGDALTEVGIACLRFEYGPWDEGRGEREDVRNAVRWARDEYDGADGDGLPVGVFGYSFGASLALLAAADTDPDAVAVLAPTARLAEDLDALAALDAIEAPVHVCYGERDTTVDWEPVVERARERGDETTALAGDHFFLGKHDEIAATVRSFFERTLLEAA
- a CDS encoding M23 family metallopeptidase, giving the protein MTERTTAGESTTLAERIRSRLRSFEPMHLAFLALLAIPGYVFESLAFLQFFEVFFLVFLWPFVAPLVDWVVRRSTDEKSEDPTDWIRMGNWREYAAWLLMVPATFLNPIVMAQDALQWLGVPVAFARHHGSFPDADGYDQHVSYRLPFDGPWTVVNGSYRQDYSHSWFPVTQRYAYDFVITDADGRTAPEDAGSAVDSYYCYDEPILAPAEGVVVDVFDGALEASRGGGLSHPLKRDLRGSYVVIQHAADEYSCLAHLVPGSVTVELGDRVDRGREIGRCGHSGNSSEPHLHFQLQDHPDFAIAAGLPIAFDDVAIEWPGAKAPVSDLRSDPSETASDRELEADASNRPLEDGTYRARSYITAGQRVAHVGRDGTDSRRRHDDVAHAGDVTPRADDSTGTQSTGQRRLGVATLQRIGFGACVGGVATFFASIVVSWLPVALLLGGGAAIGAAARVGLAVPGGDGDGRRPGSRGTVVGVGAVAAAVAWYGRTDPAVGLQSLGALAFLAGFVCYVALGEYERLRLGESFPDRGGVRSL